TTCTTATGTCTTGCCTGGGTGAGAATCGTAACGCCGAGCATATATAATGCCCTCCGTTAATGATCTAATCTTCTTTACATTTTGTGTTGACTAGGTCAAGTCGGTATTGACTCTCATCCGATTTCGGACGAGCCTTAGTTCTTACTTGCTTTCTTGTCTTCTTAGTGTACCTTTGAGCTATTAGACTGGGTCCTTTAACCGGATTTGGAATGGAGTGAAATCCATCTCCAATAGAACTGtctttttctataatataatctCTTTGGAGCATCTTATTTTAGAAAGGTAACAAGTCATGACTTTTGGTTAAATCTTATGACTTACGAGAGCTCATATATGGCTTCCAACTCAAACATGCCGATCTAAACGTGTGTTTGACCAAACAAATCGCAAGAGTATTACTTTTAATTTTCTCAAACAAATATCCGAACACaatagaaatatttataaagatttCCCACgtcaaatagtcatttttacttcttttttttaaaaaagcctttgtattgaattttttgggatgtttgtttttaaaatacaagGGATAGATGGAAAAGAATAAATctttgaccaaacaaaaaagatGGAACTGCCAAGGAGAGACAAATGAATAGAACCACCACTATCCACTGATTAACCCATCGGAGCCACCCATCAAGGAGACCACCACATTGACTGCAGTCATTGCCTTACCAGAACGCCAACGAAACACGAGCCAACGGAAGGAGAAACTTTGGGTGGAGAGCAAAAGAGAAAAGCACAGCAAACCAGAAAAAATCCACACCTAGTGAAACAGTTGGCCAACCAGCTGAAAGAAACGCGATAAGAAAGAAGAGGAGTGTGGGCGAAGTGGAGCAAACAGATATAACATGTTTCACTAGTTCGGAGACGGTGTGTGGATAGGCCAAAACCACTACCCCACAACCGACTCGCCTTCACCTCCACCAGTAGCCTCAAACCCGAGCTTATCCCACGGTTTTGAGAGCAGGCATGCAAACCAAGGGAGAAGACCAAtggtttaaatataaaaaaccaCCACCGCGTCACGCCTTTACCCTAAGGAAGCCAGAATTACCACACCGCTTGAAAGAGAACCTCAAAACTACCGTGAGTCAAGAGGAGAAAACCAAGGAGGAATTTGAGTATCTCACCCCATATCTTACCCCATAGATATGGATTGTGAATCCAGATCCTCAGCCCAGCCAATGGACCGCCGCACAACCCAATCTCACTTGAGATCTAGATCTCTCACTGCCATTGACAAGAAGGACAAGTAAGAATGAAGATCAGCCTATAAGGTTAAGAAGAAACTAAAAAGGAAAGGGAAAATAGAGACCTCTCACAATAACAGCGGTGAGAGGGGGAAGCAAGACGGcgattttaaatttaaagagAGAAGGGAAAGctagagaaacatttaaaaaattataacccgtaatttgtattaattaaaaaagtttCATGCTGAGTTGTCATGTAATTgaaatgttaattttaattacGTGGCGGCTTAaaaatcaattgagaattttgttagtccaaaattatATTGCTAGAAAAGTTATATTATACGGTATATCTATTATcgaccattcatttatcaaattaaaattattatatattctttccttaaataaaacctatgGAATTAtctaatgtgattaagatatatatatatatatatatatatatatgacaattaatgattttaaataataacgatttgctaacaatctgtatactttctatcatttttttataattatttattattaaaataaattacacaactaCACTAatcatataacaaaaaattagatttttttgtatatgttgtattttgaatttttcaaaacgagtataaattactaaaactatcaaaagtctcacataaacttttgtgatcaaggtttaaattgttttctataataagatacaatgattataaaatcatatgaataaatatttttattttaataggtgtttaggttaatatatatatatatatatatatatcatatcatttaaattaaactatacatcatataaaaatacatactcatattttgatatatgcgttgaacatatattgaaaagttaatattttaattttgaaatctttattgtttttttaaaatgagtataaattattgaaaccacaaAACATTCCACATTCAAAAAatcgttggtgtaaaattttgttacacaaatatgcaaataatcataaaatcatatgagtagaaacttcATTTgataaatatccatattaaaagtatactatatatctatgttaatatcatttaaatttaattatatatatcatatacgatagataagattgattgttttgatttatttaccctaaaatgattACAAATAAACAATAGTGgttgtttgatttatatgcgcacgccaatttattacataatagtaactaatttcttagttatttaatatataattattattttattatttcataatatgcagaaaaatataaaataagtaataaatataaaatatttattttgtacaaacgcagatcttaacctaagtatgtaactctttaataattttaatcttaaatattttttaaatcaaaggtcaaaacaaaacaacaaaatgataataaactcaaaaacaaatatgtatatcgagcaataaccaaaatgaaaaaagcgACACAAAAACgagaaaatattgaagatagataggattggcacgtgaacgtaaatttttcataaccataattaactttaaattgctaaatcatgatgtaaaaccgagctgacatagtttcattgtaaccaaatagtaggcttgagattcttcggcctaaacgttaggttcttatgcaataagtgatttttttgacctaaaatattttaaaaatgggattagctcatcagtaaacaaattatgtaattaaaaaaaatttaagaaattgtttaagggccaaaaatattaatccgatcaagaatataaattttattttttcatacaatattttttaaataattttcatataaattcatcATACGCCttgcgcaggtcttatcctagtacaaaatattttggaagataCGCGATAAAGTAGCTATAGTTACGAGATTCCAACTTTCACATTCATCTCATTAGCTCTTTGCGGAAAgtgaacaaaatgaaaaataaattttaatttgagGAACtcacaaaataagaaaataagattttttttttcattatgttCCTCATTTGAATTGCAAAGCGAACCTTTTCTTTATAAATCCCTTTCTCCATGAGGAATTTAGAGAAAAAGAGGAGGACCTAACTATCAGTAATTTGACtaaaaattcaatttaatttgtataaattttgaAGAACAAACACTTTCagttaaattttgtattttattatatatttaatatatttttatttcaattatttttctgATATTTTAAGACGGATTTTCGAGAACAACTAGATGGTTAACTGATTTATTGTTGGAAAAATTAGTTGCGTTGTCATGCTTAAGTGATTCATCGTTATATTCCTGTCACAAGAACACTATCATGATAAGAATAGTTATGTGATTGTTTTTGTACGGATGTATTAAATGCCTTGTTGGCTCCAGTCCCTGATTATTTGCACTTTGCAAACATATACTTcatctaaaactaaaatttaaaattatgagaaaaagaatctaaagccttgtacagtttaaaatataaataaaattgataaaagcaTAGGAACAGGCTGGTCTCTATAAGAGAAATGGAGAGAAAGCATTTGAGGAAGGTCCAGTGATGTGTTGCGTTTTTAATACTTTAAAACTCATTTTAGAGCAAATAATTATCGGTTTTTGAAGGTATTTTAGTCTTCTCGGCGCCTTTATTGTTcttcaatatattttatagATTAGCTTGTGGGAAAAGAACGCATTTATAGAGGATTTTGGGGCGAAATGGACCACTGTTTAAACTATGTTGTAACTGCGACATAGAGCGCCCGCTCCGTGTGATCTGGAGCATCTGTTCCCTGCCTTGGAGCGCCCGCTCCGTATATCTTGTCCAGATCCTTGCCACAGCAGGGCAACTTTCCAATTTTGCAAAAAGACGTGTTTTGAAGATCCCAAAACCTAAAGACTTGATTATATTAGGTATCTTTTCAATACTCATTTGGAATACTGTTAGACTAAGGATATATGATTAAGGGGTTCTCATAGGAGACTTCTCGATGTCTTGATCTAGAATACTGTTAGACTAAGGATATATGATTTTGGATCTTTGTCTACTGATGTTCTTAAGGCTGAGACTTATCTGATCACCTAGCCTCTGATTCTAGAAATTTCATCGCACCGAAATGTTGTTTGAATTCCCGAAATATCAGTAGATGAGCAAGGTTTCTATAACCAAATGTTTCTGCACCTTGTGAACTTATCAAACCTGAACCAAAAGCTTGTTTTAAATCTGAGATACAATGGACGCTACTATTTAGGATTTGGAGCATAGGATGTTAGcactacggaagtaggttaattctaatattgtAATTTGAGTTTGAGACATTGATGTACATGTTTCCCTGTCTTTATGTTGCATGATCATTACTGAAGAGAGACCCCTGAGAATTCCCATTTTCCAATGCTTGTCTTACTTGTTTACAAACTCGTTTTAATTGCCTCTTGTTCACTTGTTCTCTGTTTTTATTGAATTAAGAAACTGAAAAACCGAACAAACAATCTCTTTTATTCGCTTTAGCTAGTAACTTGTGTGGTGCTTTACGTGTGGTCATCgatccttgtggatttgatcccgtATTACTAATGTTTACTTCACTCTGCATTTGCAGACTGTTCCCTTTCTCCTTGAAGGTACATTGAAGTGGAGACTGTTCCCTTTCTCCTTGACTGAAAAGGCAGTCAGATGGTTGAAGTCTTTAGCATCGGGTTCTCTTAGTACTTGGGAGGAGACAAAAGATGCTTTGCTGGGACACTTCTTCACTAAGTCCAAGTCCACATATCTGAGGAGTAAGATTGGAAAATTTCAGCAGCTTGGTTCTGATAGCTTTCATGAGGCTTGAGAGCGCTTCAAGGAGTATACACTAGACTCTTCTCACCATGGTTACACTGATGTGAACCTGCTGAACATATTCTACAATGGGGTCAATGAGAATCATCAGAACTCCATGGACTTTGCTAGTAATAGCGATTTCATGACCAAGACAGTAGATGAAGCTTAAATCGTGATAGACAATCTATCAAAAAGTCAAGCAAATCACAGGTCCGAGTTTGATAggctcaaaaaaaaatttgggtcAGATTCCCAGAAGATTGAAGAGCTGAGtgccaagattgagatgcttATGAAGAGGGATCAGAAGTCGGTTCATTTTGTGGGAGATCAGAGTAATCAGGTTAACCAGGAGCTTGCTGCTAATGATTCAGATGATCAGGCTGATATGAACCTCATTGGTGGTCAAGGGAACAACAACAAAGGGTTCAATCAGAATTTCAGTCAGAACCAGCAAAATCTGCTATCTTGTTACTTACTTATCTTATTTGACACATACAGATGGAAGAGAGACCAATTTGTGAGAGGAATGGATGAATACATATCCAATTTATATCATCTTGATCATTATCATTATTGATGGTGATCTTTTTCCAGTAATGGTGTCTTGATCGTAATTTGGTGGTTCCAGTAACGTTTATCGATATGCTTTGACTGAAACTTTATTGGCATCCTTCCAGTAGCAACCTTTTCTATTGGCTCTCCTTtgtcatcatatattagtagcAACCTTTTCTATTGGCTCTCCTTTGTCATCATATATTAGATTGCTTTTGGTTGTTTTTCTTGTcttacaaaagtaaaaattctAGCACTATGGCTTGTGAAGGTCTGCTGTGTTTCTCCAGTTTTATGTTCTAATATTCATAGTTAGTTTTGGGATAGAGTCCGGTGGTCGTCGTAAATGCTAAGTAAACCACTATCGCTTTGTTCaaatattgattatttttttgtcaaaaggaCGTCCTCAAGAAAAACCACCATGGAACCAATATTTAGGGAAGATTTACAAGTAGATATCAAACTGAAGAAATTCAAATTCATCATTTGCGAAAAAGACATTGTAACAGATTGATTGTTATCAACTTGTCTACTTTTTAAAAGTATTGATGGAATCAATGGTTTTGTAATGCAATGTGCAATTAGAAGTCTCAACAAAGAAAAGAACACAAagcacaacttttttttttttttttttttgatgaccaTGGTATCCGAATGCCCCGAGGGGATCCGACTAGCACCTAAAGACCGTCCGAGTAAATCTGAGCCACTAAGGGCCCGCCGGAGCCCGCCGAAGGCATCCACGGGAGCTGGGTATCCTCATGTAATAAGCCCAGTGGCCACTCGCAGTTGGAAGTGTCCGTATTAGGCCCAAAGGTCTCTCAAGAGCAACATCCGCCAGAGTTGGCCCTCGAACCCGAGACCTCCCGAAGGAAGGGAAGGGAGCGAGATTGTTCAACCACCACTGGACCACTAACGCGTGGTTCACAAAGCACAACTTTTGCATAAGGCTTTGATAAAAAAGCATCGataatttagttatttgttTAAATTGTCTTTAACATATGGCATATATAATATGTGCATGTGTAAAAATTTGATTCATCAGTAGTTTTTGTAATaactttgtaatttttatttaataaaagtgAGTTTatccagcaaaaaaaaaaagaaaaaaaccttatgattgaattaatttaacattaattgaatatttttaatacttttagtTCTTTTAAATATTATGGACCTGCTTGGCAATAAAAGGATAAAATTCAAACCTAAAAGTACAGCTCCTACCTACAACTCTCGCTCCTCGAAAATAATTCACGCAATCTTGAAAATGAAAGCTATTATACCACAAACACTCCTGACAAGCTTTTCGCGATAAGTCTTTCGCACACTGCACCATTCCATATACCATATCACCACCCTTGTACCGCTTCTCCCCCACAGAGTACAATGTAGAATTATCTCCAGTGATGGCTAATTCCGTCAGATCGTCAACGAGAATATTCCAAACTTTTATATATTCAGATCTATCTTCTACCACCTTCTTCGCGTTGGACATACAAAAGTTATTGTCATAATCGATCTGCCCAACAGAATATTTGGAATCCATCGAGAGAAGACATTGGTCATACCATATTATCCTCCCCTTGTACCATGGACATCTCCTACGAAGCTGtaatatacattttaaatatctacgCCACAATCAATAACGAGATTGCACGAGACTAATAACATAAAACACGTAGTCTTTTTTATCTTATGCTAAAACGTAATCAAAAGCGTATGTGCGCAGCtttatacaaattaaaaacaaataaccaATCAATAATATTTGATGTGACATTACCGCAGCGAGGGCGGTGACAAAGCAGTCGCGGCACTTGGTCCCGTAGGAGTCGCCGCGGCACTGGAGGACAGCGGTAAAAGTAGAATCGCCAAAAAGGTCGTAACCTCTGATACTGTTTATATAGAACATTTTCATGATATGTTTTATAAGTTTCTCGTACTCACTTCCCGTCTTGTATTTTCCTTGACTAACCAAACATGTGTGGTTGAGATAGTCATTGGTCGTGTTTAAGGACAATTCACTGTTTATAAGGAGTAGTTGTATGGCCAAGACATAGATCAAAATGAGGCGTTTTGATACAGACGATGAAGAGTACattgttttgaattattttgtcaaaggtttttttttatagatggTTCGTTCAAATTGATGTTTGTGGACGAGTCTCAGAGGAATTTGGATACTGAATTGATATATgatgtttatatatatggtttatttttttggttatccAATACGAAATTTGTTTGAAAAGGTCAGTTTGTAGAAAAAGATGTTTACACTTCGTAAGGACAGGAGAGAAGAGTTGAAGGTTGAGACTTATTTGTGGACAAGAGGGCCGACAAATATGTAAAAGCTGAGAGGTATGACTTTAGACTTTAGTTCACACGATTCGTAAGGTGCAAACAGCACACCAGAAATGAAGGAATTCATTGttaatttcattttctttttcttttttattcctttaaataaaaatatatactattaaaactaaGTGACGATATGCGCAAAAATTggcttaaaaaaattataattttcaattaataattattaaaaaattaaaacaaacagTTTGGGCTTTTCGATTTATGGTTGGTTGTCCGTATGAACCGGAAGAATGTGTCAAGGGAAAGTTAAACAGAAGCTTAGAACATCTTTGATTCATTAAAGGATCAAACTGTCAAACCAAATACTTTTTAACCGATGCATAGATTTTATCTCcctataaaatcaaacaaagaaccACTTACTTTTGCATCTACCAAGATCGTTTCATCTCTCCACCATCAGCCAGGTACTATTTTCAAAGTCTTATGACTTTCACTTTAATCTTCCACATAAACTTTTTTGGTTTCAAGTTTGAGATAAAATTCATGGTActcattttctttttctgttcTAGGTTGTAGTACGGTAGCTAGAAAtctagtataatatatatactaacaaTTATTAAGGTTTAGACCGGCTCAATTTAATCTGAGAATCAATCTTCGAAATCCCTTATTTTTCGATTCCTAAATcaaattttggaaaatattaactgcaagaaaacaaatacaggaaataatttcgaaaattataatattGACTATAAACTTGAATTGATTTGAGTTTTATATATTGACTAAATAAAAGTCTGTCACTATTAATGTTGACTTCGAAATTAAAAATCTTGGTTTTTGAGTTAATGCATTGCATTTAATTTAATATGGACATCCTGTTGAATAACTCAATCAGTCATATAATCACGAAATCGAGACCATCCACTTTAAACCAATTACGGTTCGaaatgtatcaaatcaagctgtTATAAAATGATCTGTTTATGCTTGGGATGAAATGAATGAGACCAAAGGTTGATGTTTATACGGAAGTACTGATGTTTTATCAATCATACATTGGAAACtattagtatataaaatatatttaactacATTTAAGGAAAAACTAATAAACcacaaatttattataatttgcATACGAATGTTATATTGACTCTGACTTGCCTAAAATATTTCTGTGAACACAAATTTGTGTATATTGTTGTCTATAATTAACGCTTTATATATGATTATTGTGCAAATAAATGCATTTCATTATTAGTAAACTATTTATACAATCGATTGTGATCATGTTAATACATACATAGGTTTGACTCCTTGACCTTACGAGGCCGAAACAATTTTCTGACTAAGTtgagaaaaattatataatataaattaaaaaacttaaTGTTATTTCGAGTTGATATGGATGTTAAAAAGTATCGATATAACTTAACATAGCATATAAATTAGATTATCCACATGGTTTACATTTCATACAATAGTGTCATGACATGGATGTTAAAAAGTATCAATATtctaaatattctaaatttacTTAATACGTTCTTGCAACGAGACTATATGTTTTTGGTAAGattcttagaataaatatttagaataaagATGCATATAATGAAACATATACTAAAAGTTTTTGACAATAGCATGACATGTAATTATTCTAGGCCAAAAAGGGCTATTTAAAAAAAGATGTGAGGTAGATTGTAGTGATGACACATAAGTAATGACAAACTTGTGAATCACACATGAGATAAAAGTTCCCCTCAAATAAGAGTTATTTTTGAGTTCGCCCCCTAGGGTTAagtaggatttcattatttcaattttgatatcttttaaaaaatgaaacaaaatattattaaattatattatgtttttaaaattaaaaaatttaaaaaatagcagctacagaaaaaaaaatttaaaaaatctttttaacgtcgtcagcaaaacactaaaccctaaatcctaatccttaaatcctaaatcctaaaccctaaacccttgggtaaaccctaaacccttgggtaaactctaaacccttgggtaaactctaaacccttgggtaaaccctaaaaccttggataaatcttaaactctaaataaaaatactaaaccctaaaactctaaaccctaaatcctaaaccctaaacccttgagtgttttagtgtttagtgatttttatttagagtttaagatttatcctagagtttaaaatttatcctagagtttagggtttacccaagggtttagggtttaggatttagggtttatggattaggatttagggtttaatgttttgctgacgacgttaaaaatattttgttttgtaattactactatttttttatttatttctttttatcttttaattttaaaaagataatataatttgacaatattttgtttccttttttaaaagatatcgaatatgaaataacacaatcctattggttggtcaccctagggggtgaacccaaaaataagTCCTCAAATAATAAGAAGGGGATAACAATTTTTATTGACATTCCATGGACTTGCTTTATATATTACAAGTGTACTACTCTTATATTTATGGTAATATTACCATTTAATCATTTATTGAAAGCCATAAAAGTTATTTTAGTGAAGCTAATATTTTGTAAAGTGGTTATTCCAGTTAATATATAATCTCGAATCCACTATCTTTCCACCCAACATTTTCTTATGCACTAGATTTTGTACTCGCGCGTAGCGCGAATCTGTATTAATAATTTagcttatattttataataatttttagttcttaaatagaaatttatataaatattttttgtaaaaatgtattttcttcttagctatttattttttgaattgacaaatgtataaattatatttataaatgtatttgttttgtttataatttataatttttatctttttaatattatgtaaattTCTCGATGCATAGACACTGGTAATACACTATCGTAAGTATTTTATCATACATTTTCCCTATCATGTAGCTTGCTTAATATACTGcaagtgtttttatttttattatacattttattatttgtatcatACATTGTAATCATACATTAATTACCTATCATGATGCTTGATTAATCtagataaaatttataatttaaaaattgtcAGCACACTGTTGAATTCATATTGTGTATGATAATATGTATGATAATAGTTACATATAATCATTATACATTTTAcctatctttttatttgataaattgATTAGCAtctctatatattatattatcataCTTATAAATACATATTGACCATTCTTcctattgttttaaaattgtcaTTCATACTCTAATCTCTTGTTGGTATTCTATATAAATTGTGTATAAAATTTATCTAATTTATTGATGTGCGTctttagacattttattttaaaattatttattataaacattATTCTCTAAATATATTTATGCAACTAAACTCGTATGaggttattttagttttatgtattatatgaaGTCCATTGTTTTTATCCGTGAATCGGGTTATAGATTTATAAGAAGTTATCATTTGGTTTGCTTTATTTTAAGAGAAATTCCCTAGGATAGCCATTTAtcagtttttgtcacaaaaatagctctcaatgaagaaaatgaccaaaataagttttatttaacggtaaaaatgtatttttaccctagggttaactaatctagacttagggttaagagttaaggggtgaggttttggggataggatttcaaattttaaaaagtaaaaaaaaaacattaaaattttcaaaataaaaaaggctattttggtcattttctttcttgaggGCTATTTTGTGACACAAACTTAAAAAGGGCTATTTGAAagaattttcattattttaatgaccttaatatttaaaaagatCTTGTAAAATAACTTTTCCTATGTTTCTTTACaatatttgatattaatttgttttcaaaatattgttttggaaaTCTTGATATTTTTGAATTCTTTGTGTAGATATTAAATATTATGTGCTATGTagcttcaaattttaaaatataagtgtttaaattttcatagctttgattttaaaaattttattctcttaaaaaatattatttataagttaaatttcaaaattagtacATATATTAAGTTTAgtattttaatgagtttttagattactttaatttttatggAATTCTATTATTTTGATGtaactatttttttggaaattttgacaTTTTAGAAAATTGTTAAATTTTGTAATGATTTGTCATTATTTTACtggtggttttaaattttatgtggaTAATCTCAATGGCTTATTTAACTAACTTATTAGacatattaaataaaacttatataagataattttagtttatgtattattatatagAGCCTATATTTTTATCTGTGAATCTGATTATCGATTTACAAAAACTcatcatgtatttttttttaattgttaacaactacatttacaattttaaatatttatgagtagataaatttattaatttcttttgacTGAAAGAAACAATTTCAAATTCATAACAATATGTATCTCACATAAAGTTGAATATTATTACTTGCagttatcattttaaattaaacttttgTTAATATAACGAAATCCAAAGAATGAATTGCTAGGTAGAAAGAACAAAAATTGAAACCATTcactgttttaattttttttttcaacaaaaactTGTATAGTATATAACAAATTTAGACGATTATTTATACTTTATACAACTacttaagaaatataaaaaattatatatttaaatctcAGGTTGATCTTATTTTATATCAATATGGatataaattacatatatatattctatttcgATAGATAGgatatttctatgttttaacatattttagaAGATTCTTTTCAAAGAATTGGCATGTATATaaagttaattaatattaataaattttagctatgatttattttattttttttgtcatcgacttttacagactcatactgactctgtaaaccacatCGGgagatctgcatccatgtgaacaacGAAAGACGGTTGTGTCCTGGCACTGCGTGCGAGGCTATCCGCCTTGGTAttttgcgttcttggtacatagataatctctgatcgGAGGAAACTTGCTTT
This region of Brassica napus cultivar Da-Ae chromosome C5, Da-Ae, whole genome shotgun sequence genomic DNA includes:
- the LOC106405310 gene encoding putative cysteine-rich repeat secretory protein 17; the protein is MYSSSSVSKRLILIYVLAIQLLLINSELSLNTTNDYLNHTCLVSQGKYKTGSEYEKLIKHIMKMFYINSIRGYDLFGDSTFTAVLQCRGDSYGTKCRDCFVTALAALRRRCPWYKGRIIWYDQCLLSMDSKYSVGQIDYDNNFCMSNAKKVVEDRSEYIKVWNILVDDLTELAITGDNSTLYSVGEKRYKGGDMVYGMVQCAKDLSRKACQECLWYNSFHFQDCVNYFRGARVVGRSCTFRFEFYPFIAKQVHNI